From a single Sulfolobus sp. E5-1-F genomic region:
- a CDS encoding indolepyruvate oxidoreductase subunit beta, producing the protein MARVNILIAGVGGQGIITAGKMIAEAGNYSNTKVLIAETHGLAQRGGGVNIHVRIGEVNSPLIPLGKADYLVGLEATEVLRNLNYASRKHTTIIINNYVMRPVLPKVKLLSLQEVLDKLKGCNVHVIDANQIAVKAGNIKAANAAILGFLYSLGAFEGLINEESFIKALKYESNIKAFKIAQAIKINGIDINGI; encoded by the coding sequence ATGGCTAGGGTAAACATTTTAATCGCCGGTGTGGGAGGCCAAGGTATAATAACTGCCGGTAAGATGATAGCTGAGGCTGGGAACTATTCAAATACCAAGGTCTTAATAGCAGAAACTCATGGTTTAGCGCAAAGAGGTGGAGGAGTTAACATTCACGTGAGAATAGGTGAAGTTAATTCTCCATTAATACCATTGGGAAAGGCTGATTATCTAGTCGGCTTAGAGGCTACTGAGGTTTTAAGAAACTTAAACTACGCTTCAAGAAAACATACTACTATCATTATAAATAACTACGTAATGAGACCAGTTTTACCTAAAGTTAAATTACTTAGTTTACAAGAGGTTCTCGATAAATTAAAAGGGTGTAATGTTCACGTAATTGACGCTAATCAAATAGCCGTAAAGGCTGGAAATATTAAAGCTGCAAATGCTGCAATCCTAGGGTTTTTATATTCCCTGGGAGCGTTTGAAGGTTTAATAAATGAGGAATCTTTCATCAAAGCCTTAAAATATGAGAGTAATATAAAAGCGTTTAAAATTGCCCAAGCCATAAAAATTAATGGGATAGATATTAATGGTATTTAA
- a CDS encoding AMP-binding protein, translating into MVFNPDKEWIENSNVYKFMIEKNLDKLEDFIKYTYENPEFWNEFVKLINVRFQEPYTKVLDLSMGKQWPRWFIGGKLNIGDQLRDSANVFIKWMDEDFNTRTVTYSQILNESKSIASWLKRIGLKKGDRVAIYMPMIPEIVSVMLGAIRAGMIIVPLFSGFGPEPIRVRVDDSEAKVIFTVDKSIRRGKEVDMLKNLEGLNINKVVLNRGGIKGDFYEYKDIVRTSGDYVENTDTEDPMMIIYTSGTTGKPKGCVHTHDGFPIKASADIYFQFDLKKDETLMWVTDMGWMMGPWMVFGALLLNAKMGMIEGYTSGDVIQKFVEDMKVDVLGVSASLVRALRSQGNFNLNVRLTGNTGEPIDPESWYWLFNASGKNPIINYSGGTEISGGILGNYVIKKIKPSSFNGPSPGINASVFSEEGREAPPNVEGELVVLSVWPGMTRGFWRNPERYIETYWSVWKDVWVHGDLAYRDEEGYFYIVGRSDDTIKVAGKRVGPAEIESVLNSFPNVVESACIGVPDPMKGEKIVCFVVAKLSGIEKDLIRYTEEKLGKAFAPSEIKIVKELPKTRNAKIMRRLIRAIYLNKPLGDTSALENPSALEEIKRVIG; encoded by the coding sequence ATGGTATTTAATCCAGATAAGGAGTGGATAGAAAATAGCAATGTATACAAGTTCATGATTGAAAAGAACCTCGATAAACTAGAAGACTTTATTAAGTACACATACGAGAATCCAGAATTTTGGAATGAATTTGTAAAGTTAATTAACGTCCGATTTCAAGAACCTTACACCAAAGTTTTAGATCTAAGTATGGGGAAACAATGGCCCCGATGGTTTATAGGGGGAAAATTGAATATTGGCGATCAATTACGTGATAGTGCTAATGTGTTTATTAAGTGGATGGATGAAGATTTCAATACTAGAACGGTAACTTATTCTCAAATTCTAAATGAGAGTAAGTCAATTGCAAGTTGGTTAAAGAGAATAGGTTTAAAGAAAGGAGATAGGGTTGCAATTTACATGCCGATGATCCCTGAAATTGTATCGGTAATGTTAGGTGCAATTAGAGCAGGGATGATAATCGTACCTTTATTTTCGGGATTTGGTCCAGAACCAATAAGAGTTAGAGTAGATGATAGTGAGGCTAAAGTAATCTTTACTGTTGATAAGAGTATTAGAAGAGGAAAAGAAGTTGATATGTTGAAAAATCTGGAAGGACTAAATATAAATAAAGTAGTATTAAATAGGGGAGGCATTAAAGGTGATTTTTATGAATATAAGGATATAGTAAGAACAAGTGGAGACTATGTAGAAAATACTGATACTGAAGACCCAATGATGATAATTTACACTTCTGGGACTACTGGAAAACCCAAGGGTTGCGTTCATACTCACGATGGGTTTCCAATAAAGGCTTCTGCTGACATTTACTTTCAGTTCGATCTGAAAAAAGATGAGACATTAATGTGGGTTACTGACATGGGGTGGATGATGGGACCATGGATGGTATTTGGAGCACTATTACTAAACGCTAAAATGGGAATGATCGAAGGATATACAAGTGGAGATGTGATACAGAAGTTCGTTGAAGATATGAAGGTTGATGTTTTAGGAGTTTCTGCTAGTCTGGTTAGAGCGTTAAGAAGTCAAGGTAATTTTAATCTAAACGTTAGATTAACAGGTAACACTGGAGAGCCAATTGATCCGGAAAGTTGGTATTGGTTATTTAACGCTAGTGGAAAGAATCCCATTATAAACTATTCCGGAGGTACTGAAATCTCCGGAGGTATTTTAGGGAATTACGTTATAAAGAAGATAAAGCCTTCATCGTTCAATGGCCCTTCACCGGGGATTAATGCCTCAGTATTTAGTGAGGAAGGAAGAGAAGCTCCGCCAAACGTTGAGGGGGAGTTAGTTGTGTTAAGTGTTTGGCCAGGTATGACCAGGGGATTTTGGAGGAATCCAGAGAGGTATATTGAAACTTATTGGTCAGTTTGGAAGGATGTATGGGTTCATGGAGATTTAGCCTATAGAGACGAGGAAGGGTACTTTTACATCGTAGGTAGAAGTGATGATACAATAAAAGTTGCAGGAAAGAGAGTAGGTCCTGCCGAAATCGAAAGCGTGTTAAATTCATTTCCAAATGTAGTTGAATCAGCATGTATAGGAGTTCCAGATCCAATGAAGGGAGAGAAAATAGTCTGTTTCGTAGTCGCAAAGCTTAGCGGGATCGAAAAGGACTTGATAAGATATACGGAGGAGAAGCTGGGTAAGGCATTTGCACCATCAGAAATAAAGATCGTCAAGGAGTTACCCAAGACTAGAAATGCGAAAATAATGAGAAGACTGATAAGGGCAATATACTTAAATAAACCCTTGGGGGATACCTCTGCACTAGAAAATCCATCGGCTTTAGAGGAAATAAAGAGGGTAATCGGTTAG
- a CDS encoding peroxiredoxin: MVKVGDKAPLFDGIADNGEKISLSDFIGKHNIVLYFYPKDDTPGCTREACAFRDNWDLLKDYDVVVIGVSSDDIESHKRFKEKYKLPFILISDPDKKIRELYGAKGFILPARVTFVIDKKGIIRHIYNSQTNPANHVNEALKALKQIKAEEIS, encoded by the coding sequence ATGGTCAAAGTTGGAGATAAGGCACCCCTATTTGACGGAATTGCAGACAACGGTGAGAAGATTTCACTGTCAGACTTTATAGGGAAACACAATATAGTCCTTTATTTCTACCCTAAAGACGATACACCAGGCTGTACTAGGGAAGCTTGTGCTTTTAGAGATAATTGGGATCTCCTTAAGGATTATGACGTTGTAGTAATAGGAGTTAGTTCAGATGATATAGAATCTCACAAAAGGTTCAAGGAAAAGTATAAACTCCCGTTTATTCTAATTAGTGATCCAGATAAGAAAATCAGGGAACTTTACGGTGCTAAAGGATTCATATTACCAGCAAGGGTTACTTTCGTTATTGATAAAAAGGGAATAATAAGGCATATTTATAATTCGCAAACTAATCCAGCAAATCACGTTAATGAAGCTCTTAAGGCGTTAAAACAAATAAAAGCGGAAGAGATAAGCTAA
- a CDS encoding DUF3834 domain-containing protein, which translates to MKGISFSDYISRLCLLAPSCMIYLKPNVDADIAVEAYREGIEVFKNDPEKSAKNYLQIIGILSGDYHENNNLGNIIISLLRPGQN; encoded by the coding sequence ATGAAAGGGATTAGTTTCTCAGACTATATCTCTAGATTATGTCTATTGGCTCCTTCTTGTATGATATACTTAAAGCCTAACGTTGATGCAGACATTGCAGTAGAAGCTTACAGAGAAGGAATAGAAGTTTTTAAAAACGATCCAGAGAAATCGGCTAAAAACTATCTCCAAATTATCGGAATATTATCCGGAGACTATCATGAAAATAATAATTTAGGGAATATAATCATAAGCTTACTACGACCAGGTCAGAATTAG
- a CDS encoding MBL fold metallo-hydrolase produces the protein MMIFRQIISKNGGCATYVFGCTQAGELFVVDPKYEMVDEIVKLAQDLGDMKIAYIIDTHTHADHLSGVKKLQSLTNANVYYHEESKVKFKVERIKDGEEIKAGNVKIKVVYTPGHTPDSISVLIYDRRRDESWNEPWAVLTGDTLFVGGIGRIDIGGENAEENLYYSLGKLKELPDYVEIYPAHTAGSVCGIGISGKPSSTIGFEKRFNALFRINNKDEFINKIREIKMPKPKEFDEYIRKNLEGII, from the coding sequence ATGATGATATTCAGGCAAATTATAAGCAAAAATGGAGGTTGCGCCACTTACGTTTTTGGCTGTACTCAAGCTGGTGAATTGTTTGTAGTTGATCCTAAGTACGAAATGGTAGATGAAATCGTTAAGCTTGCCCAAGATCTAGGGGATATGAAAATAGCTTACATAATAGATACACACACTCATGCAGATCACTTATCTGGTGTTAAGAAACTGCAGTCTTTGACTAACGCTAACGTTTACTATCATGAGGAGTCAAAAGTTAAATTTAAGGTGGAGAGGATTAAGGATGGAGAGGAAATAAAGGCTGGAAATGTTAAGATAAAGGTAGTTTATACTCCTGGACATACTCCAGACAGTATTTCAGTTCTAATATATGATAGAAGAAGGGATGAAAGTTGGAATGAACCATGGGCTGTATTAACTGGGGATACATTGTTTGTAGGTGGTATAGGGAGAATCGATATAGGTGGGGAGAATGCTGAAGAGAATTTATATTATAGTCTAGGTAAGCTAAAAGAATTGCCAGATTATGTCGAAATTTACCCAGCACATACTGCAGGTTCAGTATGTGGTATTGGGATAAGTGGAAAACCTAGTTCTACAATAGGGTTTGAAAAGAGATTCAATGCTTTATTTAGAATAAACAATAAAGACGAATTTATAAATAAAATTAGAGAAATTAAAATGCCTAAACCTAAGGAATTTGATGAGTATATAAGGAAGAATTTAGAGGGGATTATTTGA
- a CDS encoding TrmB family transcriptional regulator produces the protein MDSELENNLRKLGFSVYESKVYLTLLNLCNSTMKELSENAKIPYQKVYEVVRSLEDKGLVKVIEGRPKKVKLIDPSISLKVYRDKVVSELDYIIRNIISLWNEKRKREADRSLHIKGKKTVMRVIRELAEKSGKMKVVWDILPEWLVTILKNYRGNLTLITSSNNLSLNAEIKYVRNVKSKFIIFDDSVLVTFDDQDEIVVNSCKGCVLQAEEHFDLLTYKSE, from the coding sequence GTGGATAGTGAATTAGAAAATAACTTAAGAAAGTTAGGATTTTCAGTCTATGAATCCAAAGTTTATCTAACTTTATTAAATCTCTGTAACTCCACGATGAAGGAACTTTCAGAAAATGCTAAAATACCTTATCAGAAAGTTTATGAAGTTGTGAGGTCGTTAGAGGATAAGGGTTTAGTTAAGGTAATTGAAGGAAGGCCGAAGAAAGTCAAACTAATAGATCCCTCAATATCTTTAAAAGTATATAGGGATAAAGTTGTAAGTGAATTAGATTATATAATACGTAATATTATTTCGCTTTGGAATGAAAAGAGAAAAAGAGAAGCCGACCGTAGTTTACACATTAAAGGTAAAAAGACCGTTATGAGGGTAATAAGGGAATTAGCGGAGAAAAGTGGCAAGATGAAGGTCGTCTGGGATATTTTGCCTGAGTGGTTAGTTACCATTCTTAAAAACTATAGGGGTAATTTAACTTTAATAACTTCTTCCAATAATTTAAGTCTAAATGCTGAGATTAAATATGTTAGAAATGTCAAATCGAAATTTATAATATTTGACGATTCAGTATTGGTTACTTTCGATGACCAAGATGAGATCGTTGTAAATTCTTGTAAGGGATGTGTACTCCAAGCAGAAGAACACTTTGATCTATTAACTTACAAGAGTGAATAA
- a CDS encoding MFS transporter produces the protein MNRQFIMFTILVFFTGLYLGTLRIAIPVFEKQVNIPIALGLLLPLVSFGFVKGAFNFVAGKLSDDLGRKRVLIIGWLVALISVSLFFSINIYTLVAISILLAINQAFTWTTTVTSQIDISGKLRAGLATGINEMSGYLGVSFGSLFASSLFRLSYIFIGIISLIALILSFNVMETKTLIPTGLSKKDDHINYLSITSIGIAGLLEKFVDSAFFILIPTFLLLQHYALLLIGITVSSYTFTWSLSQPLFGYLADAYNKRRQILVIGFFLMFLGFIKYSEFPILFSIIEGIGMGMIYPNLIAFVNDRISESVRGKALGYYRLYRDSGYGIAGLLLPLLYSFYGYDYTLLVVGILQVLSLLLVART, from the coding sequence ATGAATAGACAATTTATTATGTTTACAATATTAGTCTTTTTTACAGGATTATATTTAGGAACTCTAAGAATAGCTATACCGGTATTTGAGAAGCAAGTAAATATTCCAATAGCGTTGGGCCTATTATTACCATTAGTATCCTTTGGTTTTGTAAAAGGTGCGTTTAACTTCGTCGCAGGGAAACTCTCTGATGACTTAGGAAGAAAGAGAGTACTCATAATAGGCTGGTTAGTAGCGTTGATATCAGTCTCATTATTTTTCTCAATTAACATATATACCTTGGTTGCAATTTCGATTTTACTTGCAATAAATCAAGCCTTTACGTGGACTACTACTGTCACTTCGCAAATAGACATTAGCGGTAAATTGAGGGCAGGCTTAGCTACTGGAATAAATGAAATGTCCGGCTATTTAGGAGTCTCTTTCGGAAGTCTCTTCGCTAGCTCTTTGTTCAGGCTAAGTTATATTTTCATTGGAATAATTAGCTTGATAGCCCTAATTTTATCCTTTAACGTAATGGAGACCAAAACCTTAATACCAACCGGTTTATCAAAGAAGGACGATCATATAAATTACCTTTCCATTACCAGTATAGGCATCGCAGGACTCCTAGAGAAGTTTGTTGATTCCGCCTTCTTTATCCTAATACCCACATTTCTATTGTTACAACACTATGCCCTACTTCTAATAGGAATAACCGTATCTAGCTATACGTTTACCTGGTCACTTTCACAACCACTATTTGGATATCTGGCAGATGCTTACAATAAAAGAAGACAAATACTTGTAATAGGTTTTTTCTTAATGTTTTTAGGTTTCATAAAATATTCCGAATTTCCTATTTTATTTTCGATAATAGAAGGTATTGGTATGGGCATGATCTATCCTAATTTAATAGCTTTTGTTAACGATAGGATTAGCGAGAGTGTGAGAGGTAAAGCATTAGGCTATTACAGATTATATAGGGATAGTGGTTATGGTATAGCTGGCTTATTGCTTCCGCTACTTTACTCATTTTATGGATACGATTACACATTGTTAGTAGTAGGAATATTGCAAGTCTTATCTCTCCTTTTAGTAGCAAGAACTTAA
- the dps gene encoding DNA protection during starvation protein: protein MQEKPQEPKVVGVEILEKSGLDVKKLIDKLVKATAAEFTTYYYYTILRMHLTGMEGEGLKEIAEDARLEDRLHFELMTQRIYELGGGLPRDIRQLADISACADAYLPENWKDPKEILKVLLEAEQCAIRTWKEVCDMTYGKDPRTYDLAQRILQEEIEHEAWFLELLYGRPSGHFRRSSPGNAPYSKK, encoded by the coding sequence ATGCAAGAAAAACCCCAAGAACCAAAGGTAGTCGGAGTCGAAATCTTGGAAAAATCCGGATTAGATGTGAAAAAGTTAATAGATAAATTAGTTAAAGCAACCGCTGCAGAGTTCACCACATACTATTACTACACTATATTGAGAATGCACCTAACTGGTATGGAAGGAGAAGGTCTTAAGGAAATAGCTGAAGACGCTAGACTTGAGGATAGACTTCATTTCGAACTAATGACACAGAGAATTTATGAACTAGGAGGAGGTCTACCCAGAGATATAAGGCAACTCGCTGATATTTCAGCGTGTGCTGATGCTTATCTACCAGAGAATTGGAAAGATCCTAAGGAAATATTAAAGGTTTTATTAGAGGCAGAACAATGTGCAATAAGAACATGGAAAGAAGTATGTGATATGACATACGGAAAAGATCCTAGAACATACGATCTAGCCCAAAGGATACTTCAAGAGGAAATAGAGCACGAAGCGTGGTTCTTAGAACTGCTATACGGAAGACCATCAGGCCACTTCAGAAGAAGTTCGCCAGGTAATGCTCCATATTCTAAAAAATAA
- a CDS encoding Rieske (2Fe-2S) protein translates to MLIKVCNISDLEDQKPKKFSINSIEVLAVKIKNKVFVIDAYCPHKGGNMEYGDVDGYKIKCHLHGYEYSLENGKLVYNPYGKSSGWYFSPNLKVYKVEIKGEEIFIEV, encoded by the coding sequence ATGCTAATAAAGGTCTGTAATATTTCAGACCTTGAAGATCAAAAACCTAAGAAATTTTCGATAAATAGTATAGAAGTATTAGCAGTTAAGATTAAGAATAAGGTCTTTGTTATCGATGCCTATTGTCCCCATAAGGGAGGAAATATGGAGTACGGAGATGTGGACGGATATAAAATAAAATGTCATTTACATGGATATGAGTACAGTTTAGAAAACGGTAAATTAGTATACAATCCTTACGGCAAATCGTCGGGATGGTATTTCTCACCTAACTTAAAGGTCTACAAAGTCGAGATAAAGGGTGAAGAAATTTTCATAGAAGTTTAA
- the crn1 gene encoding CRISPR-associated ring nuclease Crn1, with translation MVKLVATLGTSPGGVIETFLYLVRKGETIDEIRVVTTSNAEVKKAWKIIRLMFICCIQEKFPKVEISEHPLDIEDIYSEEDLKKVRDFVKKQLNEGDYLDITGGRKSMSIAAALAAKSKGAKIVTSIISQDDYNRISKRIRELKDVVEIKNRSECNEQIKETYCSLIVQNARTIEFEI, from the coding sequence ATGGTTAAATTAGTAGCTACTTTAGGAACCTCGCCTGGAGGAGTAATAGAAACTTTTCTTTACCTAGTAAGAAAAGGAGAAACTATTGATGAGATAAGAGTGGTAACTACATCGAATGCGGAAGTAAAGAAAGCATGGAAAATAATAAGACTGATGTTCATCTGTTGTATTCAAGAAAAATTTCCTAAAGTAGAAATTAGTGAACATCCACTCGATATTGAAGATATTTACAGTGAAGAAGACTTGAAAAAAGTCAGGGATTTTGTTAAAAAGCAATTGAATGAAGGAGATTACCTAGATATAACTGGAGGGAGAAAAAGTATGAGTATTGCAGCAGCCTTAGCGGCAAAGAGTAAGGGGGCTAAAATAGTAACTTCAATTATCTCACAAGATGACTACAATAGGATTAGTAAGAGGATTAGGGAGTTAAAGGATGTTGTTGAAATCAAGAATAGAAGTGAATGCAATGAACAAATAAAAGAAACCTATTGCAGTTTAATCGTGCAAAACGCTAGAACAATAGAATTTGAAATTTAA
- a CDS encoding metallophosphoesterase family protein → MVFKFKIGFLTDVHGSEYSFKRSLNIAKTRKVDYLIVSGGLMAKEILFVEDVGGKYFLNGKKVNLNNLNEDALRSGKYIVIDKKEVINDIRSDKSKLERLLVEKVTEQMSRWVKISDEVFRLERIFWSPAHGDIPQLDSILKNYGGKLINENVINLEEIQIVSLGYGSPMGNSYREIPDSELYIKGKSLLKDADKERSIINFHMPPLNTKLDNVKIGIRKSHVGSKAVLDLITEFQPLISLHGHVHESTSMDKIGETIAINPGSLYQLGDPSIVTFEVHKELKSFGSVSVSKYVIKNIEFVSTNPLDVI, encoded by the coding sequence ATGGTCTTTAAATTTAAGATAGGATTCTTGACAGATGTTCATGGGTCGGAGTATTCATTTAAGAGATCCCTAAATATTGCAAAAACTAGGAAAGTTGACTATCTCATTGTAAGTGGGGGGTTAATGGCTAAAGAGATATTATTTGTAGAAGATGTTGGTGGAAAGTATTTTCTAAATGGGAAGAAGGTTAATTTGAATAACCTAAATGAAGATGCGTTAAGGTCTGGAAAATATATAGTAATTGACAAGAAGGAGGTAATTAATGATATAAGGAGTGATAAGAGTAAGCTGGAAAGACTATTAGTTGAAAAAGTTACTGAGCAAATGTCAAGATGGGTTAAAATATCAGATGAAGTATTTCGTTTAGAAAGGATATTTTGGTCTCCAGCACATGGCGATATACCACAACTTGACTCTATTCTTAAGAATTATGGAGGTAAACTAATTAATGAGAATGTAATAAATCTAGAGGAGATTCAGATAGTCTCATTAGGTTACGGTTCTCCAATGGGAAATTCATATAGGGAGATTCCGGACTCTGAATTATACATAAAGGGTAAATCATTACTTAAGGATGCCGATAAGGAAAGATCGATTATAAACTTTCACATGCCTCCTTTGAATACTAAATTGGATAATGTAAAGATAGGTATTAGGAAATCTCACGTTGGTTCAAAGGCAGTACTTGATCTAATCACCGAATTCCAGCCGCTTATTTCACTCCATGGTCACGTTCATGAAAGCACCTCAATGGATAAAATAGGGGAAACTATCGCAATAAACCCGGGAAGCTTATATCAATTGGGCGACCCTTCCATAGTTACGTTTGAGGTTCATAAGGAGCTGAAGAGTTTCGGTAGTGTGAGTGTCAGCAAATATGTTATAAAGAACATAGAGTTCGTGTCCACCAATCCTTTAGACGTAATATAG
- a CDS encoding dienelactone hydrolase family protein has translation MEREIFYDSEGAKIRAFLASPENPKLAVIVIHEIWGLNDNIKDISRRLANEGYMALAPQLYTRYEDVLNQENIQNVMMKVWSIPPEKRNDPNSYQQIMSTLDEKGKRVAELLVLNRQKTEEQMIKDAIKAYEYVSSQGVKKIVSMGFCMGGGLAFQLATEVPLDGTIVFYGRNPQPLEAIQKIRGPILGLYAGEDPPINAGLPDLISAVIKYKKDLELKIYPGAYHAFFNDRGRSFNKEASEDAWERVKNFLRRVSK, from the coding sequence ATGGAAAGGGAGATATTTTACGATTCGGAAGGAGCTAAAATAAGGGCTTTCTTAGCTTCACCAGAAAATCCTAAGTTAGCAGTAATAGTAATACACGAAATATGGGGTCTTAATGATAATATAAAAGATATTTCAAGAAGGTTAGCGAACGAGGGCTACATGGCACTCGCTCCACAATTATACACTAGATATGAGGATGTTCTAAATCAGGAGAACATTCAGAATGTAATGATGAAAGTATGGAGTATACCACCAGAGAAGAGGAATGATCCAAATTCCTATCAACAGATAATGTCAACGTTAGACGAAAAAGGCAAAAGAGTAGCTGAATTGCTGGTTTTAAATAGACAAAAGACAGAAGAACAGATGATAAAGGACGCGATTAAGGCTTATGAGTACGTAAGCTCACAAGGCGTTAAAAAAATAGTTAGTATGGGCTTCTGTATGGGTGGAGGTTTAGCATTTCAGCTAGCAACTGAAGTACCCTTAGATGGAACAATAGTTTTCTATGGCAGAAATCCACAGCCGTTGGAGGCGATTCAAAAAATAAGGGGACCAATATTAGGTCTGTACGCTGGAGAGGATCCTCCAATAAATGCGGGGTTACCAGATCTCATATCCGCGGTAATAAAGTATAAGAAGGATTTAGAGCTCAAAATTTATCCTGGAGCTTATCACGCGTTTTTTAATGACAGGGGACGTTCATTTAATAAGGAAGCTTCGGAAGACGCATGGGAAAGAGTTAAAAACTTTCTGAGGAGGGTTTCAAAGTGA
- a CDS encoding S53 family peptidase yields MHNESVILRRIMLILILILSTVTFLVTIAQSQGEYYYIQTSSPQYSIVPGSVFVEPLNSSQTLYIAVLLNFTNLSSLQSYLNEIYLSAPQFHHWLSPLQFREYYYPSQSYVNSLIEYLKSYNLQFLGNYGLILVFNGTVGNIEKAFNTYINVYYYPFKNLYWFGLLGIKDIGPFYYYSNNVTPSLPYNVGKYVLGIVGIDSLDPKVVSVVVQAWHLPMVKAQSGLVSKAIISPITIEQYFNFTMAYEHGYNGNGSNIAIEGVPESFINVSDIYLFWQLYNIPRTGHLNVIYLGNVTTGGQSGENELDAEWSGAFAPAANVTVVFSNGYVGGPQLVGNLLNYYYEYYYMVNYLNPNVISISVTVPESFLAAYYPAMLDMINNIMLQAAAQGISVLAASGDWGFESDHPPPNFHIGTYNTIWYPESDPYVTSVGGIFLNASSNGSIVEISGWDYSTGGNSVVYPAQIYEITSLIPFTPTNVRTYPDIAFVSAGGYNIPEFGFGLPLVFQGQLFVWYGTSGAAPMTAAMIALTGTRLGALNFAFYHISYQGVIESPLGTFVGKIAWIPITSGNNPLPAHYGWNYVTGPGTYNAYAMVYDLLLYSGLIKS; encoded by the coding sequence ATGCATAATGAAAGTGTAATCCTAAGGAGGATAATGTTAATTCTAATATTAATTCTAAGTACTGTGACTTTCTTAGTGACTATCGCACAAAGTCAAGGGGAATATTACTATATACAAACATCTTCTCCACAATACTCAATAGTTCCGGGATCGGTATTTGTGGAACCTCTTAACAGTAGTCAAACATTATACATAGCGGTTCTCTTAAATTTCACTAATTTATCCTCCTTACAATCATACCTTAACGAAATTTACCTCTCTGCTCCACAGTTCCATCACTGGTTGAGTCCATTACAGTTTAGAGAATATTATTATCCTTCACAGTCCTATGTGAACTCATTAATAGAGTATTTGAAATCTTATAACTTACAATTTTTAGGTAATTATGGTCTAATACTAGTATTTAATGGGACCGTGGGAAATATAGAGAAAGCGTTTAACACTTACATTAACGTTTATTATTATCCTTTTAAGAACCTCTATTGGTTTGGTCTTCTGGGAATTAAGGACATTGGTCCATTTTACTACTACTCTAATAACGTCACTCCATCATTGCCATACAATGTTGGAAAATATGTATTAGGAATAGTTGGGATAGATAGTCTAGATCCTAAGGTAGTCAGCGTAGTGGTACAAGCGTGGCATTTACCCATGGTTAAAGCCCAAAGCGGGCTAGTTTCAAAAGCAATAATCTCACCAATAACAATAGAGCAATATTTCAACTTTACAATGGCCTATGAACATGGTTACAATGGCAATGGCAGTAATATAGCGATTGAAGGGGTACCTGAGTCCTTTATAAATGTATCAGACATCTATCTGTTCTGGCAACTTTATAATATTCCTAGAACTGGTCATTTAAATGTTATATATTTAGGTAATGTTACAACCGGAGGCCAATCTGGAGAGAATGAGCTTGATGCGGAATGGTCTGGTGCCTTTGCTCCTGCAGCTAACGTTACAGTAGTCTTCAGTAATGGTTATGTTGGTGGTCCACAGTTAGTGGGCAATCTACTAAACTATTATTATGAGTATTATTACATGGTTAACTATCTGAATCCGAATGTTATTTCAATTTCCGTAACGGTTCCAGAAAGTTTTCTAGCAGCTTACTACCCCGCTATGTTAGATATGATTAATAACATAATGTTGCAAGCTGCAGCACAAGGAATTTCTGTATTAGCAGCTTCTGGAGATTGGGGATTTGAGAGTGATCATCCTCCTCCTAATTTTCACATAGGAACGTATAATACAATATGGTACCCTGAGTCTGATCCTTACGTAACGTCTGTAGGTGGGATATTCCTTAACGCGTCATCGAATGGTAGTATTGTAGAAATAAGTGGCTGGGATTATAGTACTGGAGGTAATAGCGTAGTTTATCCAGCACAAATTTACGAGATAACTTCATTGATTCCATTTACTCCAACCAACGTAAGGACTTATCCAGATATCGCATTTGTCTCAGCAGGTGGATACAATATTCCAGAATTCGGTTTCGGCTTACCTCTTGTATTCCAAGGCCAATTGTTCGTATGGTATGGAACTAGTGGAGCAGCACCAATGACTGCTGCAATGATAGCATTAACGGGTACTAGATTAGGTGCTCTGAACTTTGCATTCTATCATATTTCATATCAAGGTGTAATAGAATCTCCATTAGGTACTTTTGTAGGTAAGATTGCATGGATACCAATAACTAGTGGAAATAATCCATTACCAGCCCACTATGGGTGGAATTATGTTACAGGTCCTGGAACATATAATGCTTATGCAATGGTTTATGATTTGTTGCTATATTCTGGCTTAATTAAAAGTTAA